From Diospyros lotus cultivar Yz01 chromosome 4, ASM1463336v1, whole genome shotgun sequence, a single genomic window includes:
- the LOC127799866 gene encoding pentatricopeptide repeat-containing protein At3g46790, chloroplastic-like has protein sequence MKPDHATIVSVLTACSSLSSLKGGQQTHAISLKNGLDSPSPVSVCNAVVTMYGKCGSIFDAELAFTHLNNPDVVSWNAIISAFSHHGFYEKTLAYFEEMRLNGFEPDGTTFLSLLSACGHSGMVGESLYWFDLMTKNYRILSWSEHYACLVSVLSRAGCRAHSNAELGQLAAAKVAEFDPQNANASITL, from the exons ATGAAGCCAGATCACGCCACCATTGTTTCAGTTCTTACAGCTTGTTCTagtctttcatcactaaaaggAGGACAGCAAACTCATGCCATCAGTCTTAAAAATGGATTGGACTCACCGTCACCTGTCTCTGTATGTAATGCTGTGGTTACCATGTATGGCAAATGTGGCAGCATCTTTGACGCTGAGTTGGCTTTCACTCACCTCAACAATCCAGACGTTGTTTCATGGAACGCTATAATCTCTGCCTTTTCACATCACGGCTTCTATGAAAAAACTCTTGCTTATTTTGAGGAGATGAGATTGAATGGTTTTGAGCCAGATGGAACGACATTTCTTAGTTTGTTGTCTGCGTGCGGTCATTCAGGCATGGTGGGCGAGAGTTTGTACTGGTTTGACTTGATGACGAAAAATTACAGAATTCTTTCCTGGTCAGAGCACTATGCTTGTTTGGTCAGTGTATTAAGCCGAGCAG GCTGTCGCGCCCATTCAAATGCAGAGCTAGGGCAATTAGCTGCTGCAAAAGTTGCAGAATTTGATCCTCAGAATGCCAATGCTTCTATTACTCTTTAA
- the LOC127799311 gene encoding histone H3.3 yields MARTKQTARKSTGGKAPRKQLATKAARKSAPTTGGVKKPHRYRPGTVALREIRKYQKSTELLIRKLPFQRLVREIAQDFKTDLRFQSHAVLALQEAAEAYLVGLFEDTNLCAIHAKRVTIMPKDIQLARRIRGERA; encoded by the exons ATGGCCCGTACCAAGCAAACTGCTCGCAAGTCCACTGGAGGGAAAGCTCCCAGGAAGCAACTCGCTACCAAG GCCGCGCGTAAGTCTGCCCCGACGACTGGAGGTGTCAAGAAGCCTCATAGATACCGCCCTGGAACTGTTGCTCTTCG TGAGATCCGTAAGTACCAGAAGAGTACTGAGCTTCTGATCAGGAAACTTCCATTCCAGAGGCTTGTCCGTGAGATTGCTCAGGACTTCAAG ACTGATTTGCGTTTCCAGAGCCATGCTGTCCTGGCACTGCAGGAGGCTGCTGAGGCTTACCTTGTGGGTCTCTTTGAAGACACCAACCTTTGTGCCATCCATGCCAAGCGGGTGACCATCATGCCTAAAGATATTCAGTTGGCAAGGAGGATTAGAGGCGAGCGTGCCTAA
- the LOC127798930 gene encoding pentatricopeptide repeat-containing protein At4g02750-like, with the protein MVILRLSRHLCCLCKCNSLSPQIQLVIPKSSTSISSTAHFFIQSASCHSDQDVYAYNVKIAALSRAGKLDAARQLFDEMPKRDVVSWNAMVTAYWQNGYLDHSKQVFESMPVRNVVSWNSMIAGCVENGRMEEALDYFCSMPERNTASWNAMISGFIRCGRIEEAGGLFEEMPRRNVISYTAMIDGYAQIGEMERARVLFDNMPYKNAVSWTVMISAYVENGRFHEAKELFDRMPEKGIFAATAMIIGYCKEGKMDSARILFEEIQCKDLVSYNVMITGYAQNGNGGEALKLFTQMLGRCMKPDHATIVSVLTACSSLSSLKEGQQTHAIILKMGLDSPSPVPVCNAVVTMYGKCGSIFDAELAFTHLNNPDVVSWNAIISAFSHHGFYEKTLAYFEEMRLNGFEPDGMTFLSLLSACGHSGMVGESLYWFDLMTENYRILPWSEHYACLVSILSRAGQLLKAYKMIQEMPFEADSCVWGALLAGCRAHSNAELGQLAAAKVAEFDPQNASAYITLSNIYAAAGMWKEVTRVRGLMKEQGVKKQPAYSWMEIADKVHFFLGGDVSHPNVDKIHSELKLMGLQMKAVGDIAEIFASWSCYN; encoded by the exons atgGTTATCTTGCGCTTATCTCGCCATCTCTGTTGCTTGTGTAAGTGTAACTCTCTCTCGCCCCAAATTCAACTTGTTATCCCAAAAAGCTCCACTTCCATATCTTCCACTGCGCATTTTTTTATCCAATCTGCCAGTTGCCATTCCGACCAAGATGTTTATGCTTATAACGTCAAGATTGCGGCCCTCTCGCGCGCCGGCAAGCTCGATGCGGCTCGCCAACTGTTTGACGAAATGCCCAAACGAGACGTGGTCTCGTGGAACGCCATGGTCACTGCGTACTGGCAGAATGGGTACCTGGACCACTCCAAGCAGGTGTTTGAGTCTATGCCAGTGAGGAATGTAGTTTCTTGGAATTCCATGATTGCGGGTTGTGTTGAGAACGGAAGGATGGAAGAGGCTCTCGACTACTTCTGCAGTATGCCGGAAAGAAACACGGCCTCGTGGAATGCTATGATATCGGGTTTCATAAGGTGTGGCAGGATTGAGGAAGCTGGTGGGCTCTTTGAGGAAATGCCGAGGAGGAATGTGATTTCTTACACTGCAATGATTGATGGCTATGCTCAAATTGGCGAGATGGAGCGGGCAAGGGTTCTTTTTGATAACATGCCTTATAAAAATGCAGTCTCTTGGACTGTTATGATTTCTGCGTATGTGGAGAATGGGAGGTTTCATGAGGCCAAGGAATTGTTTGATCGGATGCCAGAAAAGGGCATATTTGCAGCAACGGCCATGATCATAGGCTACTGTAAGGAGGGGAAGATGGACAGTGCGAGGATTTTGTTCGAAGAGATTCAGTGCAAGGATCTTGTCTCTTATAATGTAATGATAACAG GTTATGCACAAAATGGAAATGGTGGGGAGGCATTGAAGCTATTCACACAAATGCTCGGAAGGTGTATGAAGCCAGATCACGCCACCATTGTTTCAGTTCTTACAGCTTGTTCTagtctttcatcactaaaagaAGGACAGCAAACTCATGCCATCATTCTTAAAATGGGATTGGACTCACCTTCACCTGTCCCTGTATGTAATGCTGTGGTTACCATGTATGGCAAATGTGGCAGCATCTTTGACGCTGAGTTGGCTTTCACTCACCTCAACAATCCAGACGTTGTTTCATGGAACGCTATAATCTCTGCCTTTTCACATCACGGCTTCTATGAAAAGACTCTTGCTTATTTTGAGGAGATGAGATTGAACGGTTTTGAGCCGGATGGAATGACATTTCTTAGTTTGTTGTCTGCGTGCGGTCATTCAGGCATGGTGGGCGAGAGTTTGTACTGGTTTGACTTGATGACAGAAAATTACAGAATTCTTCCCTGGTCAGAGCACTATGCTTGTTTGGTCAGTATATTAAGCCGAGCAGGTCAGTTGCTGAAGGCTTACAAGATGATCCAAGAGATGCCATTCGAGGCAGACTCGTGTGTTTGGGGTGCGCTTCTTGCAGGCTGTCGCGCCCATTCAAATGCAGAGCTAGGGCAATTAGCTGCTGCAAAAGTTGCAGAATTTGATCCTCAGAATGCCAGTGCTTATATTACTTTGTCTAACATATATGCTGCTGCTGGCATGTGGAAAGAAGTTACCAGAGTGAGAGGTCTGATGAAAGAGCAAGGAGTTAAGAAGCAACCGGCATATAGTTGGATGGAGATTGCAGATAA